One window of the Zea mays cultivar B73 chromosome 3, Zm-B73-REFERENCE-NAM-5.0, whole genome shotgun sequence genome contains the following:
- the LOC100382651 gene encoding Cytochrome P450 72A15-like, whose product MVLGALASAVASTGLLIVYGVLGALLLWKAARLLDRLWWEPRRLERALRAQGLRGTSYRFLTGDLREYRRSKEEAGARPLPLRCHDIAGHVEPFIHGAVLEHGKTCFTWFGPVPRVTVVDPDLARDVMANKFGHFEKPKFPALTKLFSDGVANHEGEKWVKHRRILNPAFHLEKLKLMLPAFSACCEELVSRWAQSLGPDGSCELDVDPELQTLTGDVISRTAFGSSYLEGRKIFQLQAEQAERLMSIIDKFAVPGYMSLPTKNNRRMRQIKSEIDWILRGLIGKRMQAMKEGESDKDDLLGLLLESNARETGDQSGQPGQGLTMEEVMEECKLFYFAGMETTSVLLTWTMVLLSMHPEWQDRAREEVLGLFGKKNQPGYDGLSRLKTVTMILYEVLRLYPPAIAFSRKTYKEMVVGDVTYPAGVTLELPVLFIHHDPDIWGSDAHEFRPERFAEGVARASKDRLAFFPFGWGPRICIGQNFALLEAKMALSMILQRFQFELAPTYTHAPRRVIMLRPMHGAQIKLRAI is encoded by the exons ATGGTTCTTGGAGCGTTGGCGAGTGCAGTCGCCTCGACGGGCCTCCTCATCGTCTACGGTGTCCTGGGCGCTCTACTCCTGTGGAAGGCCGCCCGGCTGCTGGACCGGCTGTGGTGGGAGCCGCGGCGGCTGGAGCGGGCGCTGCGCGCGCAGGGCCTGCGGGGCACGTCGTACCGCTTCCTCACGGGCGACCTCAGGGAGTACCGCCggtcaaaagaggaggccggggcCAGGCCCCTGCCGCTGCGGTGCCACGACATCGCCGGCCACGTCGAGCCGTTCATCCACGGCGCCGTCCTGGAGCACGGCAAGACGTGCTTCACCTGGTTCGGCCCCGTCCCCAGGGTGACCGTCGTCGACCCGGACCTGGCGAGGGATGTGATGGCCAACAAGTTCGGCCACTTCGAGAAGCCCAAGTTCCCGGCGCTCACCAAGCTGTTCTCCGACGGTGTGGCCAACCACGAAGGCGAGAAGTGGGTCAAGCACAGGAGGATCCTCAACCCTGCGTTCCACCTCGAGAAGCTCAAG CTCATGCTGCCGGCGTTCTCTGCGTGCTGTGAAGAGCTCGTCAGCCGATGGGCGCAGTCGCTTGGCCCCGACGGCTCGTGCGAGCTGGACGTGGACCCGGAGCTTCAGACCCTCACCGGCGATGTCATCTCTCGCACCGCGTTCGGCAGCAGCTACCTCGAAGGAAGAAAGATTTTCCAGCTGCAGGCCGAGCAAGCTGAGCGCCTCATGTCCATCATTGACAAGTTCGCCGTTCCGGGATACAT GTCCTTGCCAACGAAAAACAACCGAAGGATGCGCCAAATCAAAAGCGAGATCGACTGGATTCTTCGGGGCCTGATCGGTAAAAGAATGCAAGCTATGAAAGAAGGTGAGAGCGACAAAGATGACCTGCTGGGCTTGCTGCTGGAGTCAAACGCGAGAGAGACAGGCGATCAGAGCGGCCAGCCCGGCCAAGGATTGACGATGGAGGAAGTCATGGAGGAGTGCAAGCTGTTCTACTTCGCGGGAATGGAGACGACGTCGGTGCTGCTCACGTGGACGATGGTCCTGCTAAGCATGCACCCGGAGTGGCAGGACCGTGCGAGGGAGGAAGTCCTCGGACTGTTCGGGAAGAAGAACCAACCGGGATACGACGGCCTGAGTCGCCTCAAAACA GTGACCATGATCCTCTACGAGGTCCTCCGGCTGTACCCGCCGGCCATCGCGTTCAGCAGGAAAACGTACAAGGAGATGGTGGTCGGAGACGTCACGTACCCTGCCGGCGTGACCCTGGAGCTGCCCgtgctgttcatccaccacgaCCCCGACATCTGGGGAAGCGATGCGCACGAGTTCAGGCCGGAGAGGTTCGCCGAGGGGGTGGCCAGGGCGTCCAAGGATAGGCTGGCGTTCTTCCCCTTCGGCTGGGGCCCGCGGATATGCATCGGCCAGAACTTCGCCCTTCTGGAGGCCAAGATGGCGCTGAGCATGATCCTTCAGCGCTTCCAGTTCGAGCTCGCGCCGACGTATACCCATGCGCCGCGCCGAGTTATAATGCTGCGCCCGATGCATGGTGCCCAGATCAAGCTCAGAGCGATATGA